The genomic DNA GTCCCAGTAAATTCCGTACTCGTTCGGAGCACTCGCTTCCTCGACATTTACATCTGAGCGCACCAAATTGGCTACAGCATCATAAATAACCGCTTCGCCGTATGAACCGTCGGCCTCCTGCTTAAGCGGCTTGATCGATTTGATGCCGATTATGACGCCCCTCTGATTGTTTTGAGTTGAATTGGAATAAAAACTTCTCGTCGATGCGGGAATTACCGTTTCCCCGGGTTTGAAAGGATTTTCACCGATTGTAACGGTAAGGGAATTTTTCGGTCCCCATTCAATCACCGCTTTTCTTCCCTGGTCCGGCGGACTGTTCTCTGAAGCATCTTTCACATGAGCAATATTACCTTTAAATTGAAGACTGTCTTCCAGCGGTGAAATAATAAAGTCGTTTGTCATTATGACAGTCGCACGATCTTCTTTCACCGGAAAATTATGTGGGCCTATGCCGGAGAATGCATCATCGGTTATATTTTCATTCTGATAATAATTGAATACATCCCGGGGTTGCGTTCCGGTAATGGGCCATTGCACTTTTTCGCTGAATGTTACATAGAGAGTATCGGGATTACCCTGATCGCCCGGCAACGATCCCGGATGATACTTTGCCCTTTTTATAACAGGACCGGCACCGTCGGAACAGATAAAACCGTCAACCGGCGCCGCATCGGCAAAGGATGGGAACGTGAGGGTCGGCTTCCATCCCGTTTGAAGCTCTCCTGATGTCGACTGTTTGAGGTACAAAACAAAGGTGTCATCGGTGTCACTCCCGCCTTCACCTTTAATATCAATTACCTCCAGTTCGGTTGTCCCGAACTTGACCGTTATGTCTTCAACTGAAATGTTGTTGTCCAGTGAAACCAGACTGTCAAATGTCAGTTCAATACGGTCGAGATAACCGTCACCATCACTATCCCGGGTAATGGCTGATTCCAATGCGGCCCCCGCTGCCTTCGCTGTTACCTGAAGGTCGGCGGGAACAAGATTGCCCTGGGATGCCGTAATGGTGGTAATTCCACCGCCCCCTTTGGTGATTTCACCTTTCCACCGCTCATCCTGCTTTCCCTGTACCGATATAATCGAGGAATTACTGCTTGTCCACGACGCATTTTCTGCATATCCGGCAAAATTCCCCATACTGTCGCGCAGAATTGCATAAAGGGTGGCTGTTTCCCGGTCTACATCAAGGGTAAGTGTATCGAGATGGTCATCGTCACGCATGTTGGTAACTGTTTGGGTATTTTGAATATTGATGTGGTGTGGATCCCCCGGGGCAATATAGAGGTCCAACGTTGCGGTCGTGGGCGTAGCATCGGGATCGTTTTGATTTTTAAATGTTGCCACGATTGTTACATACCCGAAAGCTTCGGTCGGCCGGACCGAACTGAAACTGCCCGAGGTGCTCGACAATACAGGGTTGCCTAAAGAGTCGATCATCTCCCAGGTCACATAGGAATCATACTGCTGTCTCCAGGTGAAAGCCGAATCGAATACATGCGCATAGATATCGAGTGTGTTTCCCGCTTTAACCGTATCGAGTTCTCCGAAGGGGCGATTAGCACCCACATCGGGAGTCCCGGCCTCCGGGTACAGCCTGAGAAAGCCCGGCGGGGTAAAAAGATTTGTCGTTATTTTAATGGTCGAATTGACAGTGTGGCGTTCCGCATAAAAGAAATCGAAATTGTAAGGTTTGCCGGCGGTAAGACCTGAAATGTTGTCGAGATTAAACGAACCGCTTTGCGTACCATGGATTCCACCGAGATCCATCGCCAGCTTCCCGTCGATAAATGCCCAGACATCATCATCGCCCTGAAAATCGAATGTAAGTCCGGGCTGATAGGTGAAAACTGTATGCATCTCCATTGTAAAGGAGAAGTTGTGGTCGAAACCAAAAGGTTCATCGCCGAACCCGGTGTCATCCACGCCAAAGAAATTCTGATTTTCGTATTGATATAAGCCGCTGCCGATATGGCTGAAGGGAAGCGAATCTTTGATGACGATATTGATGAATGCAGTATCATGGTTGACTGTATCGATGCCGCCGAACGTTCCGTTCTTATCGGTATACACAGGTTTTGTGTAATCGCCCGGCTCCCATGGACGGTACCATTTGTGGATGTAATAATTGAAAAACGGATCGGAACCTAAGACCGGGTTCCTGTCGGAACCGAGGGTGTCGGCAACCATATTGGTGTATAAGCCGCCGTCGTGGTCCGGATTAAACTCGGGGTTGCTGCCGTCAGCATGAAAATCGTAGAAAGTAACCGGAACCCAGATTGTGTCGGGAAATTGCTGCGCATTCGATTTTCCCACAAGAGTGGAAAAAAACAGAACATTTATCGAAAAAAACAGAACGGAACGAGCAATTTGAGCCTTTTTGCCCATTAATACAGGCGTTGCCATAATCTCTCTCCTCGCCTTGATAAACCTCTTCCTCCAGCTCATGTATGGGGATGATAAGCTGTTTTCTACTCATTATTAATGTATATCCTGCCACAGAAAATCAAAAGGGCTTTCCCTTTTTACAACTATTTTTTTTCAAATTGTTGAAATATAGGTGGCTGATGAAAACAAAAAACTATTTTGTATGTCTTTTACGTATTAGTGGTAATGGTATAATTTTAGTTTATTACGTTGTATTGTAATCAGAGAGAGGATTAGTTTTATGAAGCGAGAGGTTTTTCTTTTTGCTGCACTGGTATTTGCACTCATAATCGGCTCATGCGCACGAATGGAAGAACGAGCCCCCCGATATGATGAAAAAGAGTGCCCGGTCTGTTCATCAAACCCTGGTGTCTGTTTTTATTGCAAAGGTTCGACCAAATGCCATTTTTGCGAGGGAACCGGTAAGCGGACGACGGTGACGCCTTATGTTCCCCGGGAGGGCATTGAAGAAGCGTCTTATGAGGAAGAGTGTCCTTACTGCAAAGGAAGTGGTGTGTGCCGGTATTGCGATGGAAGCGGCAAATGCTGGGCCTGTGACGGCAACGGGAAGGTCGATAACTGGGAATTTTATGAAAAATATAAAAAAGAAGAA from Chitinivibrionales bacterium includes the following:
- a CDS encoding fibro-slime domain-containing protein; this translates as MSWRKRFIKARREIMATPVLMGKKAQIARSVLFFSINVLFFSTLVGKSNAQQFPDTIWVPVTFYDFHADGSNPEFNPDHDGGLYTNMVADTLGSDRNPVLGSDPFFNYYIHKWYRPWEPGDYTKPVYTDKNGTFGGIDTVNHDTAFINIVIKDSLPFSHIGSGLYQYENQNFFGVDDTGFGDEPFGFDHNFSFTMEMHTVFTYQPGLTFDFQGDDDVWAFIDGKLAMDLGGIHGTQSGSFNLDNISGLTAGKPYNFDFFYAERHTVNSTIKITTNLFTPPGFLRLYPEAGTPDVGANRPFGELDTVKAGNTLDIYAHVFDSAFTWRQQYDSYVTWEMIDSLGNPVLSSTSGSFSSVRPTEAFGYVTIVATFKNQNDPDATPTTATLDLYIAPGDPHHINIQNTQTVTNMRDDDHLDTLTLDVDRETATLYAILRDSMGNFAGYAENASWTSSNSSIISVQGKQDERWKGEITKGGGGITTITASQGNLVPADLQVTAKAAGAALESAITRDSDGDGYLDRIELTFDSLVSLDNNISVEDITVKFGTTELEVIDIKGEGGSDTDDTFVLYLKQSTSGELQTGWKPTLTFPSFADAAPVDGFICSDGAGPVIKRAKYHPGSLPGDQGNPDTLYVTFSEKVQWPITGTQPRDVFNYYQNENITDDAFSGIGPHNFPVKEDRATVIMTNDFIISPLEDSLQFKGNIAHVKDASENSPPDQGRKAVIEWGPKNSLTVTIGENPFKPGETVIPASTRSFYSNSTQNNQRGVIIGIKSIKPLKQEADGSYGEAVIYDAVANLVRSDVNVEEASAPNEYGIYWDGKNDNGRFVGGGAYLMVITTTDYDGETTTTRKKIGVKR